The proteins below are encoded in one region of Syntrophotalea carbinolica DSM 2380:
- the murC gene encoding UDP-N-acetylmuramate--L-alanine ligase, with amino-acid sequence MYGKIRTIHFVGIGGIGMSGIAEVLLNLGYRVSGSDLRVSEITQRLCDLGGMIAYGHAAENLGDADVVVTSTAVKSDNPEVIEAHRRLIPVIPRAEMLAELMRMKYGIAVAGTHGKTTTTSMVSTVLSKSGIDPTVVIGGRLDSIGSNAKLGQGKFLVAEADESDGSFLKLSPIIAVVTNVDADHLDYYSDLDEIKRTFVDFINKIPFYGVAILCLDDPNVQALIPQVGKRFVTYGMSTQADYNAQEISYQEERTTFTVCWQGERLGQLSIRMPGQHNVLNALAAVAVARELEIPFEQIAEAFCDFCGVQRRFQPKYQGRDIMVVDDYGHHPAEIKVTLAAACSGWNRRVVAVFQPHRYSRTQALFDEFVTAFYQADHLVVMDIYAAGETPIPGVEARLLAEGIAGHGHRDVHYCPDAEAVAAHLREVVQAGDLVLTLGAGNVWQIGEALAEWLQQRD; translated from the coding sequence ATGTACGGAAAGATTCGCACCATACATTTTGTCGGCATAGGTGGCATCGGCATGAGCGGCATCGCCGAGGTGCTTCTCAATCTCGGATACCGCGTCAGCGGCTCGGATTTGCGAGTATCTGAAATTACTCAGCGCCTGTGTGATCTGGGTGGCATGATCGCCTACGGACATGCCGCCGAAAATCTCGGCGACGCCGATGTGGTGGTCACTTCGACGGCCGTTAAATCCGACAATCCCGAAGTGATAGAGGCACACCGTCGTTTGATCCCGGTGATCCCGCGTGCCGAAATGCTGGCCGAGCTGATGCGTATGAAATACGGTATCGCCGTGGCCGGAACCCATGGCAAAACCACCACCACCAGCATGGTGTCCACGGTTTTGTCCAAATCCGGGATCGATCCGACCGTGGTTATCGGCGGACGCCTCGATTCCATCGGTTCCAACGCCAAGCTTGGCCAGGGGAAATTCCTGGTAGCCGAGGCCGATGAGTCGGACGGTTCCTTTCTGAAACTGTCACCGATCATCGCCGTGGTGACCAACGTCGATGCGGATCATCTCGACTATTACAGTGACCTTGACGAGATCAAGCGGACGTTTGTCGATTTTATCAACAAGATTCCGTTTTATGGCGTGGCGATCCTGTGTCTTGACGATCCCAATGTTCAGGCCCTGATTCCGCAGGTCGGGAAGCGTTTTGTCACCTACGGCATGAGTACTCAGGCGGATTACAATGCCCAGGAGATCTCCTACCAGGAAGAACGCACGACCTTTACCGTTTGCTGGCAGGGCGAGCGTCTGGGCCAGTTGTCCATCCGCATGCCCGGTCAACATAACGTACTCAATGCCCTGGCGGCAGTGGCCGTGGCAAGAGAACTGGAAATACCTTTTGAACAGATTGCCGAGGCTTTTTGCGATTTTTGTGGAGTGCAACGTCGGTTTCAGCCCAAGTATCAGGGCCGGGACATTATGGTGGTGGATGATTACGGCCATCATCCGGCCGAGATCAAGGTCACCCTGGCGGCCGCATGTTCCGGATGGAATCGGCGGGTGGTGGCGGTCTTCCAGCCTCACCGCTACAGCCGTACCCAGGCCCTGTTCGATGAGTTTGTCACGGCTTTTTACCAGGCCGATCATCTCGTGGTGATGGATATCTATGCCGCGGGTGAAACGCCGATTCCCGGAGTGGAAGCGCGGCTTCTTGCTGAGGGAATCGCCGGTCACGGGCACCGCGATGTGCACTATTGTCCCGACGCCGAGGCGGTGGCCGCACATCTTCGCGAGGTCGTCCAGGCCGGTGACCTGGTATTGACCCTTGGTGCCGGAAATGTCTGGCAGATCGGGGAAGCCCTTGCCGAGTGGTTGCAGCAGCGAGACTGA
- a CDS encoding D-alanine--D-alanine ligase: MQRQELQQKKIAVLMGGLSAEREVSLRTGKAISQALTRCGYEVTDIDAGRDLAQQLEKTGVEVAFIALHGRFGEDGTVQGLLELADIPYTGSGVLASSLAMDKVATKKMLCYHGIATPGFAVMRRGQKICGTLPDYPLVVKPAREGSTIGISIVHDEQELAAGLEEAFRHDDLVLVEQFIAGAEVTVGVLDGQPLPIIQVVPKGGFYDYQSKYTPGQTEYLLPAPLPETLYGALQDSAVRVFEAIGCCGAARVDFMVTDTGFYCLEVNTIPGMTETSLLPKAANAVGMSFDELVERILAGASLRK, encoded by the coding sequence ATGCAGCGCCAGGAACTACAACAGAAGAAAATCGCCGTATTGATGGGAGGCCTTTCCGCCGAACGCGAGGTGTCTCTGCGTACGGGAAAAGCCATCAGTCAGGCCCTCACCCGCTGCGGGTATGAAGTGACCGATATCGATGCCGGCCGCGATCTGGCGCAACAGCTGGAAAAGACCGGTGTCGAGGTCGCATTCATCGCCCTGCACGGTCGCTTCGGCGAGGACGGCACGGTACAGGGGCTGTTGGAACTGGCGGATATCCCTTATACCGGTAGCGGTGTGCTGGCTTCCAGTCTTGCCATGGATAAAGTGGCGACCAAAAAGATGCTCTGTTACCACGGCATTGCCACTCCCGGATTCGCTGTTATGCGTCGCGGCCAGAAGATCTGCGGAACCTTGCCCGACTATCCGCTGGTAGTCAAACCCGCCAGAGAGGGATCGACCATCGGTATCAGCATTGTGCATGATGAGCAAGAGCTTGCCGCCGGACTCGAGGAGGCCTTTCGTCACGATGATCTGGTGCTGGTAGAGCAGTTCATCGCCGGGGCTGAAGTTACCGTCGGCGTATTGGATGGTCAGCCGTTGCCGATTATTCAGGTGGTTCCCAAAGGGGGCTTCTACGACTACCAGTCCAAATACACGCCCGGGCAGACCGAATACCTGTTGCCGGCGCCTTTGCCCGAGACCCTTTACGGTGCCCTGCAGGATTCTGCGGTCCGGGTTTTCGAAGCCATTGGATGTTGTGGTGCGGCGCGTGTCGATTTTATGGTGACCGATACCGGTTTTTATTGTCTGGAAGTCAACACCATCCCCGGAATGACCGAGACCAGTCTTCTGCCTAAAGCCGCCAATGCGGTCGGGATGTCTTTTGACGAACTCGTTGAGCGTATTCTTGCGGGCGCTTCTTTGCGCAAATAA
- a CDS encoding IS481-like element ISPca3 family transposase, with translation MTIRLHANATTTPKIRRYIQESEKSHKALAKELGISIDTVRRWRKRDDVHDRSHTAHRLNTTMTEAQEAVVIELRRSLLLSLDDLLVVTREFVNADVSRAGLDRCLRRHGVSRLADLIPKEETANNKPKTFKNYDPGFVHVDIKYLPQMPDETSRRYLFVGIDRATRWVYLEVCKSKSAQAAKGFLNRLVAKAPFVIKKLLTDNDKAFTDRFSTAGERKPTGNHVFDKTCVQHGIEHRLIPPRHPQTNGMVERFNGRISEVLATTRFDSAENLEQTLLRYGYLYNQHIPQRALGHKTPIQALKDWQKKKPKLFRKQVRNHAGPDSYRIL, from the coding sequence ATGACGATACGGTTACACGCTAATGCCACAACGACCCCGAAAATCCGACGATATATCCAAGAGTCGGAAAAATCGCACAAGGCTTTAGCTAAAGAACTGGGCATATCCATTGACACGGTACGTCGCTGGCGCAAACGTGACGATGTTCACGATCGGTCTCATACGGCACACCGACTGAATACAACGATGACCGAAGCCCAGGAAGCTGTTGTCATCGAGTTGCGTCGCTCTTTGTTGTTGTCTCTCGATGATCTCCTGGTCGTCACTCGGGAATTTGTCAATGCTGACGTCTCTCGTGCGGGACTTGACCGTTGTTTGCGACGACATGGGGTATCCCGATTGGCGGACCTGATCCCGAAAGAGGAAACGGCCAACAACAAGCCCAAAACATTTAAAAACTACGATCCGGGGTTCGTTCATGTCGATATCAAATATTTGCCACAGATGCCGGACGAAACCTCTCGGCGTTACCTGTTTGTAGGCATCGACCGTGCTACCCGCTGGGTTTACCTGGAAGTGTGCAAGAGCAAATCCGCCCAAGCCGCAAAGGGCTTTTTGAATCGCCTGGTAGCCAAAGCGCCATTTGTGATCAAAAAATTGCTCACCGACAACGACAAGGCATTCACGGATCGATTTTCCACTGCTGGAGAGAGAAAGCCAACAGGGAATCATGTATTCGACAAAACCTGCGTTCAGCATGGTATTGAACATCGGCTTATTCCTCCACGCCACCCTCAGACCAACGGGATGGTTGAGCGATTCAACGGTCGCATCAGCGAGGTTTTGGCAACAACCCGGTTCGATTCCGCCGAAAATTTGGAGCAGACATTGTTACGTTATGGTTATCTATACAACCAGCATATTCCTCAGCGAGCGTTGGGGCATAAAACTCCCATACAAGCTCTGAAGGATTGGCAAAAAAAGAAACCAAAACTTTTCCGTAAACAGGTCAGGAATCATGCGGGACCTGACAGCTATAGAATACTCTAA
- a CDS encoding radical SAM protein, whose product MSRKLMDKRQRRLAAESGLRSHAWGGRLSVALVYPNVYHQAMSNLGFQTVYELLNRREDTLCERFFLPDADDLEEHRKTGYPLFSLETGRFLEDFDIIAVSISFENDYLNLPVLFELAHMPLMAGDRKDAYPLVLCGGVCAFLNPEPLAEIMDLFAIGEAEPILPGLVEALVTAPPDRDAALKMLATLPGVYVPSLYRVRYTDSGTVASYEPQPEAPEKVARQWVRRLDGTASRSCVLTDDTEFGDMALVEISRGCARKCRFCAAGYIYLPPRERSAAALQDALADGLAQRQRVGLVSPAVADHSQIGLIGQQILQAGGQISVASLRIDSLTAQEVESMAASGHRTVAIAPEAGSQRLRDFINKGLDEQQILAATQLIADGGIPNLKLYFLIGLPTETPEDMEELLTLAGKIRQVWLEAGRKRGRLGNLTLSVNPFIPKPFTPLQWAAMESTSILKKKIQRLRRQVGRMPNTSLICESLKSAELQALLSRGDRRVGRLLPHLADGQSLAVSCREESLGSDFYLTRERDEYETFPWEIIDQGVPRRFLWLEYQRAMAGESTPPCGPGCHRCGLC is encoded by the coding sequence ATGTCACGCAAGTTAATGGATAAAAGGCAGCGCCGTCTGGCTGCCGAAAGCGGGTTGCGGTCTCACGCATGGGGCGGTCGCCTGTCTGTGGCCCTGGTGTACCCCAATGTTTATCACCAGGCCATGAGCAACCTCGGGTTTCAAACCGTCTATGAGTTGCTCAACCGCCGCGAGGATACCCTTTGCGAACGTTTTTTTCTGCCCGACGCGGATGATTTGGAAGAACATCGCAAAACGGGTTATCCCCTGTTCTCCCTCGAAACGGGGCGATTTCTCGAAGACTTCGATATCATCGCTGTTTCCATCTCATTTGAAAATGACTACCTCAACCTGCCTGTGCTGTTCGAGCTGGCCCACATGCCGCTGATGGCCGGCGATCGCAAGGACGCCTATCCGTTGGTCCTGTGCGGCGGGGTGTGCGCCTTTCTCAACCCCGAGCCGCTGGCCGAGATTATGGATCTGTTTGCCATCGGAGAGGCCGAGCCGATATTGCCCGGGTTAGTCGAGGCCTTGGTAACCGCGCCGCCTGACAGGGACGCTGCGCTGAAGATGCTGGCCACCCTGCCGGGTGTCTATGTCCCGTCCCTGTATCGGGTAAGGTACACCGACAGCGGCACGGTGGCCTCCTACGAGCCCCAGCCGGAAGCGCCGGAGAAGGTGGCACGGCAGTGGGTAAGGCGGCTCGATGGCACGGCCAGCCGCTCCTGTGTGTTGACCGACGATACCGAGTTCGGCGATATGGCCTTGGTGGAGATTTCCCGCGGTTGTGCCCGCAAATGTCGCTTCTGCGCTGCCGGATATATCTATCTGCCGCCGCGGGAGCGTAGTGCTGCGGCTTTACAGGATGCCCTGGCCGATGGCCTGGCCCAGCGCCAGCGAGTCGGTCTGGTGAGCCCGGCGGTAGCGGACCACAGCCAGATCGGGCTTATCGGTCAACAGATTTTGCAGGCCGGAGGTCAGATTTCGGTGGCCAGCCTGCGTATCGATTCCCTCACGGCTCAGGAGGTTGAATCGATGGCGGCATCCGGTCACCGCACTGTCGCCATCGCTCCGGAAGCCGGCAGTCAGCGGTTGCGGGACTTTATAAATAAAGGCCTGGATGAACAGCAGATTCTAGCCGCCACACAGCTGATTGCCGACGGCGGTATCCCCAATTTGAAACTCTATTTTCTTATCGGTTTGCCTACGGAAACGCCTGAGGATATGGAAGAGCTTTTGACCCTGGCCGGAAAAATCCGTCAGGTATGGCTCGAAGCCGGACGTAAACGCGGTCGCTTGGGCAACCTGACGTTGTCCGTCAATCCTTTTATTCCCAAGCCGTTCACGCCGCTGCAATGGGCGGCCATGGAATCGACCTCTATCCTCAAAAAGAAAATTCAACGCCTCAGACGTCAGGTTGGCCGTATGCCCAACACCAGTTTGATCTGTGAATCCTTGAAGTCGGCCGAACTGCAGGCCCTGTTGTCTCGCGGGGACCGTCGGGTAGGACGTTTGCTGCCGCATCTTGCCGATGGGCAAAGCCTTGCCGTGAGCTGTCGTGAGGAAAGCCTCGGCTCTGATTTTTATCTAACGCGGGAACGGGATGAATACGAGACTTTTCCCTGGGAGATTATCGACCAGGGGGTGCCCCGCAGGTTTTTATGGCTGGAATACCAACGCGCTATGGCGGGCGAATCGACGCCGCCTTGCGGGCCCGGTTGCCATCGCTGCGGGCTGTGTTGA
- a CDS encoding cell division protein FtsQ/DivIB produces MINIGPPKKRRLRRKGNRFKKTRRVIPWRRLMIGALWGTMALASLGMVVAVACFAGQMLFASDYFKVERIQVENNRRIGREEILALSDICPGTNIFELDLERVSTRIEKNPWIASARVRRMFPDQLVIRVDERIPKAIVRLDFMYYLDASGHVFKRLEKGDRLDFPVISGVDRQALLEGNEATLSQIDKALRLLDRLDGRKIFAIDDVSELSLDDTTGITLYTCIGGVPVRMGHDDYNSKLNRLEKIFPQLKTRLGLIDYIDTNVTRRIIVKLDAGELRGKG; encoded by the coding sequence ATGATAAATATCGGACCACCCAAAAAACGACGCCTGAGGCGCAAAGGCAACCGTTTCAAGAAAACGCGCAGGGTTATTCCCTGGAGGCGCTTGATGATTGGCGCCCTGTGGGGTACCATGGCGCTGGCAAGTCTAGGCATGGTGGTGGCTGTAGCCTGTTTTGCCGGACAGATGCTGTTCGCCTCCGACTATTTCAAGGTCGAGCGGATTCAGGTGGAAAATAATCGCCGTATCGGTCGAGAAGAAATTCTTGCCCTGTCGGATATCTGTCCGGGAACCAACATCTTTGAACTTGACCTGGAGCGGGTCAGCACCCGCATCGAGAAAAACCCCTGGATCGCCAGTGCCCGGGTGAGACGGATGTTCCCCGATCAACTGGTCATCCGTGTGGATGAGCGCATACCCAAGGCCATAGTGCGTCTCGACTTCATGTATTACCTCGATGCATCGGGACACGTTTTTAAACGACTGGAAAAGGGCGATCGCCTGGACTTCCCCGTGATTAGCGGTGTTGATCGGCAGGCGCTGCTGGAAGGCAACGAGGCCACCTTGAGCCAGATCGATAAAGCTCTGCGGTTGCTCGATAGGCTCGACGGGCGGAAAATATTTGCCATCGATGATGTTTCTGAACTAAGTCTGGACGACACGACCGGCATTACGCTTTATACTTGCATTGGTGGTGTGCCGGTGAGGATGGGACATGACGATTACAATTCCAAGTTGAACCGCCTCGAGAAAATCTTTCCGCAACTGAAGACACGGCTTGGCCTTATTGATTATATCGACACGAATGTGACGCGACGCATTATTGTCAAACTGGATGCCGGCGAGTTACGAGGCAAAGGTTAG
- the ftsA gene encoding cell division protein FtsA gives MSNNKNDLIVGLDIGTTKICAIVGHQNEDGLDIVGIGTSPSRGLRKGVVINIESTVEAIRKALTEAELMADCKIDSVYAGIAGGHIRGFNSQGVIAIKTREVLHDDIRRVLDAAKAIAIPMDREVIHTLPQEYIIDDQDGILDPLGMCGVRLEAKVHIVTAATASAQNIVRSCYKADVEVSDIVLEQLASSEAVLSTDEKDLGVALVDIGGGTTDIAIFIDGAIKHTSVLSLGGNHLTNDIAVGLRTPMAEAEVIKQKYGCAMTSMVGKDETIEVPSVGGREPRVLSRHLLAEILEPRVEEIFTLVQREIIKSGFEDLLASGIVLTGGSCILPGMPEMAEQIFNLPVRRGLPQGIGGLTDVVNSPIYATGVGLVKFGARCGGATKFKMGSDNLFDRVLRRMKEWFVEFF, from the coding sequence ATGAGCAATAACAAAAACGATCTGATCGTGGGCCTGGATATCGGCACCACCAAGATTTGCGCCATTGTCGGCCACCAGAATGAAGATGGCCTGGATATCGTCGGTATCGGCACCAGCCCGTCCCGCGGGTTGCGCAAAGGGGTTGTCATCAACATCGAGAGTACCGTTGAGGCCATCCGCAAGGCGCTCACCGAAGCTGAGTTGATGGCGGACTGTAAAATCGACAGCGTTTATGCGGGGATCGCCGGGGGGCATATCCGGGGATTTAATTCCCAGGGCGTGATTGCCATCAAAACCCGTGAAGTTCTGCACGACGATATTCGCAGGGTGCTCGACGCCGCCAAGGCCATTGCCATCCCCATGGATCGGGAAGTGATCCATACCCTGCCTCAGGAATATATTATCGACGATCAGGATGGCATCCTCGATCCTCTCGGCATGTGCGGTGTGCGACTGGAGGCCAAAGTGCATATTGTCACAGCGGCTACCGCCAGTGCCCAGAACATCGTACGCAGTTGCTATAAGGCGGATGTCGAGGTGTCCGATATCGTTCTTGAACAGCTGGCGTCTTCCGAGGCGGTGTTGTCGACGGACGAGAAGGATCTGGGCGTGGCCCTTGTCGATATCGGCGGAGGTACCACGGACATCGCCATTTTCATCGATGGCGCCATTAAGCATACGTCGGTGTTGTCGCTAGGGGGCAACCATTTGACCAACGATATTGCCGTGGGATTACGCACCCCCATGGCCGAGGCGGAGGTTATCAAGCAGAAATACGGTTGTGCCATGACCTCCATGGTCGGCAAGGACGAGACCATTGAAGTCCCGTCTGTCGGCGGTCGTGAACCGCGTGTTTTATCGCGGCACCTGCTGGCTGAAATTCTCGAGCCCCGGGTGGAAGAGATCTTTACCCTGGTGCAGCGCGAAATCATCAAGAGCGGTTTTGAGGATCTGCTTGCCTCCGGCATCGTGCTGACCGGCGGTAGTTGCATCCTTCCGGGGATGCCGGAGATGGCCGAGCAGATATTCAATCTGCCGGTCCGACGTGGCCTGCCTCAGGGTATCGGCGGTTTGACGGATGTCGTCAATTCGCCCATTTATGCCACCGGCGTCGGTCTGGTCAAGTTCGGTGCGCGCTGCGGCGGCGCGACGAAGTTCAAAATGGGTTCGGATAATCTGTTTGACCGGGTCCTGCGCCGCATGAAGGAATGGTTTGTCGAATTTTTCTGA
- the murB gene encoding UDP-N-acetylmuramate dehydrogenase yields the protein MHVLAARLGEILHSPVQLGEPLSRHTSWRIGGPAEIFLSPCDTKELVASLELLAQVGMPWIALGAGTNVLVRDGGFRGAVIHTGGLQDMAFDADGRARVGGGVPVMRLIRHCVERGLAGLEDLAGLPATIGGAVVMNAGAGKQDLAGVLDGAFLAGPSGVEYWPADRLELGYRTSAVPPGRIVTAASLRFRKASPEVLETYVRQRVQQRRKAQGVGKPNAGSVFKNPPGQQAWRLIDSCELRGFAVGGAQVSEKHANFIVNRGGARAEDVLRLIAEIQKKVEKRTGIVLEPEVKVVGQA from the coding sequence ATGCATGTTCTGGCCGCCCGCCTGGGCGAGATTTTGCATTCACCGGTGCAGCTCGGCGAGCCGCTAAGTCGGCACACCTCCTGGCGGATCGGTGGCCCGGCTGAAATCTTTCTGTCGCCTTGCGATACGAAGGAACTGGTGGCCAGTCTTGAGCTGTTGGCGCAGGTCGGTATGCCCTGGATAGCGCTTGGTGCCGGAACCAATGTGCTGGTACGCGACGGCGGTTTCCGCGGCGCAGTCATTCATACCGGCGGCTTGCAGGACATGGCTTTTGATGCCGACGGCAGGGCCAGAGTCGGAGGGGGGGTGCCTGTGATGCGCCTGATCCGTCACTGCGTTGAGCGCGGGTTGGCGGGGCTGGAGGATCTGGCCGGGCTGCCGGCCACCATCGGAGGTGCCGTGGTGATGAACGCCGGCGCCGGCAAGCAGGATCTTGCCGGGGTACTCGATGGGGCGTTTCTCGCTGGACCGTCGGGTGTGGAATACTGGCCCGCCGATCGCCTCGAACTGGGCTATCGGACTTCGGCCGTGCCGCCCGGACGCATCGTTACAGCTGCCTCGCTACGTTTTCGCAAGGCCAGTCCCGAGGTGCTCGAGACATACGTTCGGCAGCGGGTACAGCAACGCCGCAAAGCCCAAGGCGTCGGAAAACCGAATGCCGGCTCGGTGTTTAAAAATCCTCCGGGGCAGCAGGCCTGGCGCTTGATCGACAGCTGTGAACTGCGCGGTTTTGCTGTGGGCGGGGCCCAGGTTTCTGAAAAACATGCGAACTTTATTGTGAACCGCGGTGGCGCCAGGGCAGAGGATGTGCTGAGGTTGATTGCGGAGATTCAAAAAAAGGTAGAGAAGCGAACCGGCATTGTGCTGGAACCGGAAGTCAAAGTGGTCGGACAGGCTTGA
- the murG gene encoding undecaprenyldiphospho-muramoylpentapeptide beta-N-acetylglucosaminyltransferase — MKLLLAGGGTGGHLFPAVALAQRLLEQDSEAQVQFVGTARGIEARVLPEQGWPLELIDIRGFVNQGLLGKLRMIPCLIRSVWQGLCILRKFQPDVVLGVGGYASAPMLVAARLKRIPTVIHEQNAWPGLTNRLLGPWARCVCLSFSEAERAFHRAATIVTGNPLRKGMEGCPPMDGDAPELLVFGGSRGARAINDAMLEALPRLEPWKDRLRIVHQTGGDDLQRIREGYARAGWPQESVVPFIDDMAAAYARAHLVVCRAGATTLAELAACGRAAILIPYPHAAADHQTVNARAMAKKGAGLVLAQQNLTPETLASLITDLLENRPRLISMSAAAKSLGITGAADRILRVCRNVCGQD; from the coding sequence ATGAAGCTGTTGCTGGCAGGAGGAGGAACCGGTGGCCACCTGTTTCCCGCCGTGGCTTTGGCGCAGCGGCTTCTGGAACAGGATTCTGAGGCTCAGGTGCAGTTTGTCGGCACTGCCCGCGGTATCGAAGCCAGGGTTCTGCCGGAACAAGGATGGCCTTTGGAGCTCATCGATATACGTGGTTTCGTCAATCAGGGCCTGCTCGGCAAGTTGCGCATGATTCCCTGCCTGATAAGGAGTGTCTGGCAAGGGTTATGCATCCTGCGTAAGTTCCAGCCCGATGTGGTGCTGGGAGTGGGCGGATACGCTTCAGCGCCTATGCTGGTTGCGGCCAGGCTTAAAAGGATTCCGACCGTTATTCATGAGCAAAACGCCTGGCCCGGCCTGACAAATCGTCTGCTGGGGCCTTGGGCCCGTTGTGTATGCCTGTCGTTTTCCGAGGCCGAGCGGGCATTTCATCGCGCCGCCACCATCGTCACCGGCAACCCGCTGCGCAAGGGGATGGAAGGCTGCCCGCCGATGGATGGAGACGCTCCGGAATTGCTGGTATTTGGCGGCAGTCGCGGCGCCCGCGCCATCAACGATGCCATGCTTGAGGCCTTGCCCCGACTGGAGCCCTGGAAAGATCGTCTGCGCATCGTGCATCAGACCGGCGGCGACGATCTGCAGCGCATTCGTGAAGGCTATGCCCGGGCCGGATGGCCACAGGAATCCGTGGTGCCGTTTATTGACGACATGGCAGCCGCCTATGCCCGTGCTCACCTGGTCGTGTGTCGGGCCGGGGCGACAACCTTGGCGGAGCTGGCCGCTTGCGGGCGTGCGGCGATACTTATCCCTTATCCCCATGCGGCGGCGGACCACCAAACCGTCAATGCTCGCGCCATGGCGAAAAAGGGGGCGGGGCTGGTGTTGGCGCAGCAGAATCTGACGCCGGAAACCCTGGCCAGCCTGATCACCGATCTGCTGGAAAATCGGCCGCGACTGATCAGCATGTCGGCCGCCGCCAAATCGTTGGGCATTACCGGCGCTGCCGATCGTATTCTTCGCGTGTGTCGCAACGTGTGCGGACAGGATTGA
- the ftsZ gene encoding cell division protein FtsZ produces MFEFDENIDQTAKIKVIGVGGGGNNAVNTMIMSALDGVDFVAANTDAQALRKSQAPVKLQLGGKLTKGLGAGANPEVGRDAAQEDRARLGEILEGADMVFIAAGLGGGTGTGAAPIIAEVAKEQGALTVAVVTKPFSREGKQRMKKAVHGIDHLKNVVDSLIVIPNDRLLGLSGKNTSILDAFKPSDDVLRQAVQGISELITTSGLINVDFADVKAVMSERGMAMMGIGLAEGERRAAEAAQKAISSPLLEDIDISGAKGVLVNITASSSMTMEEFDEASSIIHEKVHEDANIIIGLVINEDIGDKIKITAIATGFGDSFEKGRRNVEELRSRAGAGLESVNRDLPTFIRDRQKDVPKGPRSTLGEEHEYDIPTFMRKRVD; encoded by the coding sequence GTGTTTGAGTTCGATGAAAATATCGATCAAACGGCAAAAATCAAAGTGATTGGTGTTGGCGGAGGGGGTAACAATGCTGTCAATACGATGATCATGTCGGCGTTGGATGGCGTCGATTTCGTAGCGGCGAATACCGATGCCCAGGCCCTGCGCAAAAGCCAGGCGCCGGTGAAGTTGCAGCTTGGCGGCAAATTGACCAAAGGACTCGGTGCCGGGGCCAACCCTGAAGTCGGCCGCGATGCGGCACAGGAAGATCGGGCCCGTCTGGGGGAGATCCTCGAAGGGGCCGATATGGTGTTTATCGCCGCCGGTCTGGGAGGCGGAACCGGTACCGGGGCCGCACCGATTATCGCCGAGGTGGCCAAGGAACAGGGTGCCCTGACGGTTGCCGTGGTGACCAAGCCGTTCAGCCGCGAAGGCAAACAGCGCATGAAAAAAGCGGTGCACGGGATCGATCACCTGAAGAATGTGGTCGATTCGCTGATTGTCATTCCCAACGATCGTCTGCTCGGTCTCTCCGGAAAAAACACCAGTATTCTCGATGCGTTTAAACCTTCTGACGACGTTTTGCGCCAGGCGGTTCAGGGTATTTCCGAGTTGATCACCACCAGCGGTCTGATCAACGTCGACTTTGCCGACGTCAAGGCGGTCATGAGCGAGCGTGGCATGGCCATGATGGGCATCGGCCTGGCCGAAGGTGAGCGCCGTGCCGCGGAAGCGGCCCAGAAGGCCATCAGCAGTCCGCTGCTTGAGGATATCGATATTTCCGGCGCCAAAGGGGTGCTGGTCAACATCACCGCCTCTTCCAGCATGACCATGGAGGAATTCGACGAAGCCTCCAGCATCATTCACGAAAAGGTGCACGAGGACGCCAACATCATCATCGGTCTGGTGATCAATGAAGATATCGGCGACAAAATCAAAATTACGGCGATTGCCACCGGTTTCGGCGATTCCTTCGAAAAAGGGCGCCGTAACGTCGAAGAATTGCGCAGCCGTGCAGGGGCCGGTCTGGAGAGTGTGAATCGCGACCTGCCGACCTTTATTCGCGACCGGCAAAAGGACGTTCCGAAGGGGCCCCGCTCGACTCTGGGAGAAGAGCATGAATACGATATTCCGACGTTCATGCGCAAGCGGGTTGATTGA